TTGGGACCACTGATAGTGTAGAAACCTGGAATACTCCTCCTCTGATATAGTCACAGTACgcagttcactcaaacaagtgattaacgaaggaaccatacttttgggatttgtaaactccatcccaacattcacaaactcagaccAATGACCATAAGATTATTTGTTGGAACAATtggaacaaccacgaacaaggtgaccaaccatgaacaagtcacatGAAATAAATCAGTACGAGactgccacagcaccaagaaactcagacacagccccaagaaagcaacttACTGCACTGAAACAATTGGAGAAGTGAACCACTGAAACTACCATGGAGAAATCATCAACTAACTTATTTAACACTGCCATAGCCTCACAAAAAGCAGCTTATGAGCACTGTCACTGCTCCAAGAAAGTCAACAATGGCTGTTACTAGCACCAAACAACAACTGACAAATTACCACAAGTGCATGGttaaacaaagattggatctttgagcaaaacacatgtccAACAGCTTGGTATTTTGATATATGGAAAGAATTAGATCATTGaatcaaaaaacacagcaaatcccactgtttcagacccaacaaactcaataaccattgataaactGTTTCACGAAGCATCAAACGACCATGCCTTGGGTGCCGCACTTGAGAaattaaaaaaggtgagatctttgggcAAAAAGCAtcatgaaaaactccaaaaacaTGTTAATAGAGATATTGGCTCACTGCTGGATCATTTCAGGTCAAAACCATGCCTGAAAGTGGCTTCACGTGCCAGCATGTGGGGCCGACCCTGGCAGCCTTCATTTGGCACGTGAGGGCGCATCAGACTCTGCCTGGAGGTGAGATTTCAGTGGGGGTCAGATcggcagtgtctgtgggtgactagGTTTTGACAAATCTATAGTGGATTTGATGTTCTCGAACTGGCAGCGTTGCCCAGAAAATTTCAGCAACTGGTCTGACTTTCTGCTGCTGCTAGTTGTTTCTAGGGTTATAGTATCGCTGAAAAATCTTCTATGATGATAGACAAGCagcggattttgggttttaggctttggTTTGATGGTGGTGATAACactttggggtttaggttttagaattatgctctgataccatgttgaataattgggtaaatttttattttattttattttatttttttctctaaaggggggcggcacctccatttatttattgatataccctcacttttggtagaggaataccgtaattacaagacaagcattggaAGATTAtagatgaaaaaaaaagaaaagattaaaggcctcccaaaaacaacaccaacaaccaaccaaaacaggactacaaAAACTGCAtgggaggcaatgaggagcaAAAGTGATAATTTTGAGGTAAAATGGAacacctaaactcaatgataaattttcttcctctatttataatatatgtcaagtacaatcagaatgaccataatacccttactaacttacacttattacaaaccatacttttaacaattaataataatgctaaatgactaaataaccattaacagttTATAAAACATAGATGGATATCATTGTAGGAGCATTTTTATTTACCTGATTAACATGCTAAATGACATGGTGTAATCATAGTCCTGTATAACAGTATGGTAAATTTCTTGCTGGGACTTACTGGACTGTGGAGCAGCATTGTCATGTGCCAATACAGATAAGAATGTTGCTAGCCTTGTGTGGTAACATGCATCCTAATACCAATAGTCTGTTAGTTTAAATAGGCAGTGACTTAGATATATAAAGTTAACTGGTGCTATACTGAGGCATTGAACTGTCCTCTCATTGTTTAATTTGTTATTCAATTCACTCCCCAAGCACCTTATTCATGCGGTACAATTTCAGTTCCATTTTATATCTTGGATGTAtctcatttttaaaacaaataaatgaCCCTTTTTAATGAACGATCCCATTAtgttttttccccctttttattGGAAGTGaagatttttcatttcattttaaaacaagTAAACTACCTTTCTAATGAATGATGCTCATTATGTTCTTTCCACCTTGTCATTGGAAGTGAAGATTTTTTATTTATGACTCTTTTTAAATTTCCATCTCCTTCTGTTTATGGAAACAAATGTATGTGCTTTCTCACTAATACTTTTCTCTCCTCTCTGGACAGAAGGATAAACTGAAGCCTGTCCATTTAGTTGATGTTCCTGGGCATTCTCGTCTTCGTCCTAAACTTGATGAATACTTACCCCAGGCAGCTGGCCTTGTTTTTGTGGTGGATGCTTTAGAGTTTTTACCAAACTGCCGTGCAGCTGCCGAGTATGTATTTCATTTTTCTCTGGTTGTTGTGTGTGCGCATGCACATCTCTGTGTGTTTTGGGGCATCCAATGCTTTAAGCTTTTTGATCTTTTGGTGGATGTACCAGGAGATTAGAGCggtctttttctttaatttctttccCTTTATATTTCTTTGCTTTAGGCAGGTACCTTATTCTCCATTTCTTGATTTATTCCTTCTTAATAATATTTCATCTTTTATCTAAAAAAATCTTTCTGACCCTTATGTTAATTATGTGGAAGGTACCTGTATGATATCCTGACCAAGGCCAGCATTGTGAAGAAGAAAATTCCTGTGCTCATACTCTGCAACAAAACTGATAAAGTGACTGCACACACCAAGGAATTCATCCGGAAACAACTGGAGAAGGAAATGTAAGAACTTGGCTCTTTTCTAAGTTCTTAATATTTGAATAATAACTAATTTTAACTCCTGTATTCCCATCCTTGGTAGCATTACTCctttggtatttttgaaagttCAAATAACTTATGTGCTTATGCCAAATCTGGTTAACTACCTATATCATTGCCCGTTGTTCCCTGCCTTGGACCTGTTTACAGTGTAGTCAGTTCATAGGAAAAAGATATTCAATTCGCACTCATGTTAaggaaataaaaaggaaaaagaaaaaattcatgtGTATATATGTTACAACATTTCATCGGGCATTGAGTGTTTAAAAAGTGACTTCTTGACATTACCGTTTACCACTTACTGTTATTGGTTTGTTCACTAGGCAGGTTTTATTCACAATTGCTTTTTGATCATTAAAAGGATTGAATTCCTTCCTTCCCCATTGTTCTATTGTTTAACAGTGACAAGCTGCGGGCGTCAAGAACTGCCATATCAGAAGCTGATATTGCTAATGAATTTACGCTTGGTGTAAATGGGGAAGCCTTTGCATTCTCCCAGTGCCAAAACAAAGTGACTGTTGCAGAGGCTTCTGGACTAACAGGGGAGACAGCTCAGGTTGAGCAGTTCATCAGAGAGCATGTAAAGCCTTAAAAAGGCTACTCCCACAGCTTCTTTCAATTCTGGTGTTTGGAGGGCATGAAGATTAGCTGCTCCTGGGTTTCGATGCATGTTTCAAGCTGATTTTACTTGCTACTCCTAGGTTGTACGTTCTGCTTCCACCAAACCAAAACAAAACGAAAATATTATCATCTACCATGGTTGTTGAACGGCAGAATTTTGATCAGTTTGTCATTTGATAGAATTCTTAGCTGCCCAAGATTTAAGGggaaaccaaaatga
The Malania oleifera isolate guangnan ecotype guangnan chromosome 13, ASM2987363v1, whole genome shotgun sequence DNA segment above includes these coding regions:
- the LOC131146150 gene encoding uncharacterized protein LOC131146150 — protein: MEGMEQWRDQFQQFLKEAQQMIDQIPPTQLYTAIAVLLLTLVLASTIRLFKRKKSNTIVLAGLSGGGKTILFYQLRDGSSHQGTVTSMEPNEGTFVLHSEMNKKDKLKPVHLVDVPGHSRLRPKLDEYLPQAAGLVFVVDALEFLPNCRAAAEYLYDILTKASIVKKKIPVLILCNKTDKVTAHTKEFIRKQLEKEIDKLRASRTAISEADIANEFTLGVNGEAFAFSQCQNKVTVAEASGLTGETAQVEQFIREHVKP